The genome window CAACAATAAGGAGTGACCCATGCAAACCATCAAAAAAAAGTATCCCGGGAGACCAAGCCTGCTTATAATTACATGCGTGCTGTTTTTTTCCATCGTCACTGCCCAGGCGGCCTCACCTGGGGATTATGATCAAAAAATCAAAGCCTTGGCCGAGGAATGCCGGGCAGAGGTAATAACACAGTTCGAGCTTCTCGTATCATCAGGCAAACTTACAACAGGGCAGCTTTTCGACACATTCTACATTCCCATACCAGATACTTCTCCCCAGAAATATCACACCCAGTATGATGCATTATGTGATCAGGTAATTCAGCGCATAATAGACGATTATCTTAATAAAGATCCGAAAATCATTTATGTAATTTCAGTTGACAGAAACGGATATGTCCCGACCCACAATTCAAAATTCAACCAGCCGCTCACCGGAAACCCTGAAGTAGATGCGGCTAAAAACAGGACAAAAAGACTGTTTAACGACAGAACCGGACTTGAAGCAGCCAGAAACAAAGAGGCCGTTCTTGTTCAGCAATACAGCCAGGACACTGGAGAGAATATCATTGATGTTTCAGTACCTGTTTTTATTCATAAACAGCACTGGGGAGCAATAAGAATCGGATACCAGCCGTAAGCAGTCAGGCCAACATTTAAACAAATATCAAAGGAGGCCAGCCATGATCAAATTCATAAGAGAAAGAATAGCCGTAAAAGTAGCTCTTTACGTGAATCTGTTGCTTTTGATTGTTCTTGCAGCAGGTTCAACCTTCATAATAATTCAGCAGAGCAAAAAGCTTGAGAAACAGCTACTTGAAAAAGGACGTGTGGAATCCCTTGTGGGCGCAAAAATGATCGGCCGAGTAATTGAAGAAGCCGTCGACAATGGAGTGTTCGGCGTAAAAGAGGCGTTTGATACTGAATATGAGCAAATACCAGGGTTTGATCCTCCAAAATATCATAGCAAATATGATTTCTATCTCGATAAATCCATACTTGGCGTAGAAGACGAGTTCCTTAAGGATGAAAGTGTACTGTTCGCAGTTGCTGTGGATGTCAACGGATATCTTCCGACACACAACACAAAATACAACGCCGCGCCGTCAAATGACAAACAGAAAGACCTCAAAGATAACAGAACAAAACGAATATTCAACGACCCAGTAGGAATAGCGGCGGCCCAAAACAAGGAATTCGGCTTTCTCCAGGAATACAAGAGGGATACGGGTGAAAAGGCTTGGGATGTTTCAAGCCCTGTCTTTGTCAAGGGAAGGCACTGGGGGGCTTTCAGAATAGGGCTTTCACTCGAAAGAATAAATATGGAAAAAAATCAGATCATAATTTCCTCCATAATAACCATGTCAATCATTCTTCTGGCTGCATTTCTCGCCGTGTTCTTTTCAGTAAACAGGGCGCTAAAACCCATCAGTGAAATCACGGATGCTGCATCCAAGCTTGCAGACGGGAATATGGAAAAGAAAATCAAGGTGGATAGCATAGACGAGATAGGTAAGCTGGCGGATGTTCTGGAAAGGCTCAGATTCAGCCTTAAAGCAGCCATGGATAGAATAGCGCGTAAAAGCGGATAATATTCAAAACCAAGTATTTTTTATCCCCGTTAAAGTCTGTCCTGGAAATAGAAATTCAATATCAAACAAAAGGGGGACTTTGTGAAGTCCCCCATTATCCTAAAAATCGTTATTCATATAAATCTATAAAGCCCCAGCTACTTCTGAGCAGACATTCTCTTTTATTTATTCTCTTTTTCAACAGGCTTGGTCTTTCCCTCAGATTTCAAAGCATCCTCAATGGCTGCTGGAACAGGCTGATCAACCTTGACCGGGCCTTCCTTGGCTGCTTCACCGGCAGGTTTTACGGGAGCCTGTTTATAAAAACCTGCTTTATCAGTTACAATTACATCCTGTTTCCATTTTGGAATTGTAAATGTATATTTTTCCAAATCAAGGCCCTTTTGCAGACCAATATCACCATCCTTCTTTGAAACTTCGATATTAACCATAACAGAATCCGCATCCC of Desulforegula conservatrix Mb1Pa contains these proteins:
- a CDS encoding HAMP domain-containing protein, whose product is MIKFIRERIAVKVALYVNLLLLIVLAAGSTFIIIQQSKKLEKQLLEKGRVESLVGAKMIGRVIEEAVDNGVFGVKEAFDTEYEQIPGFDPPKYHSKYDFYLDKSILGVEDEFLKDESVLFAVAVDVNGYLPTHNTKYNAAPSNDKQKDLKDNRTKRIFNDPVGIAAAQNKEFGFLQEYKRDTGEKAWDVSSPVFVKGRHWGAFRIGLSLERINMEKNQIIISSIITMSIILLAAFLAVFFSVNRALKPISEITDAASKLADGNMEKKIKVDSIDEIGKLADVLERLRFSLKAAMDRIARKSG